One window of Papaver somniferum cultivar HN1 chromosome 9, ASM357369v1, whole genome shotgun sequence genomic DNA carries:
- the LOC113311099 gene encoding putative E3 ubiquitin-protein ligase XBAT31 — MGQGLSCTRNSDDGGLFNAVKIGDLECVESLLRRNPSLIHQLTVCDKLSSLHIAAANGQIQIVSMMLGKSINPDILNRNKQTPLMLAAMHGKIECVEMLILAGANILMFDSLSGRTCLHYAAYYGHSDCLQAILSAAQSTPVADSWGFARFVNVRDGKGATPLHLAARQRRPECVRILLDSGSLACASTSGYGCPGSTPLHLAARGGSLDCIRELLAWGADRLQRDSSGRIPYLVAVKYKHGACAALLNPSAAEPLVWPSPLKFISELNPDAKVLLERALVEANKEREKNIFKGTPYSLPSPSRSDAEIDDNISEISEAELCCICFDQVCTIEVQGCGHQMCAHCTLALCCHNKPNPNTTFLPIPVCPFCRSNISQLLVAKTKTGDELDIDLNSSKPTKSRKSLTLSEESSSFMGISGLGSFTKMGTRGSGKVADASDDSVDKPID, encoded by the exons ATGGGTCAAGGATTGAGTTGTACCAGAAATAGTGATGATGGTGGGTTGTTTAATGCAGTTAAAATTGGTGATTTAGAATGTGTTGAGAGTCTTTTGAGAAGAAACCCAAGTTTGATACATCAGCTTACTGTTTGTGATAAGCTTTCTTCTCTTCATATTGCTGCTGCTAATGGCCAGATCCAG ATTGTTTCCATGATGTTGGGGAAATCAATTAATCCAGATATACTGAATCGGAATAAACAA ACTCCATTAATGTTGGCAGCAATGCATGGAAAGATTGAGTGTGTGGAGATGTTGATTCTAGCAGGAGCAAAT ATACTGATGTTTGATTCACTAAGTGGAAGAACTTGTTTACACTATGCTGCTTATTATGGTCATTCTGACTGCTTACAAGCCATTCTTTCGGCAGCTCAATCGACCCCAGTTGCAGATTCTTG GGGATTTGCAAGATTTGTAAATGTTAGAGATGGTAAAGGAGCAACTCCATTACATTTAGCGGCTCGTCAACGACGACCTGAATGTGTTCGCATTTTATTGGACAGTGGATCTCTTGCTTGTGCTTCTACCAGTGGATACGG TTGCCCTGGGAGTACTCCTCTTCATTTGGCGGCTCGTGGTGGTTCATTGGATTGCATCCGAGAGTTACTTGCTTGGGGAGCAGATCGGCTGCAAAGAGACTCGTCTGG AAGAATTCCATACTTAGTTGCAGTCAAATATAAACATGGAGCATGTGCTGCATTGCTCAACCCTTCAGCAGCAGAGCCTCTTGTTTGGCCTTCACCTCTGAAATTCATAAGTGAGCTTAATCCAGATGCTAAGGTTCTTCTAGAGAGGGCTCTTGTTGAAGCTAACAAGGAGAGGGAGAAGAATATATTTAAAGGAACACCGTACTCGCTTCCATCACCGTCACGTTCTGATGCTGAGATTGATGACAATATCTCCGAG ATCAGTGAAGCTGAATTGTGCTGCATATGCTTTGATCAAGTCTGCACGATTGAAGTCCAAGGCTGCGGTCACCAAATGTGTGCGCACTGCACACTAGCCCTATGCTGCCACAACAAACCCAACCCCAACACCACATTCCTTCCCATCCCAGTCTGCCCCTTTTGCAGAAGCAACATTTCTCAATTACTGGTGGCGAAGACAAAAACTGGTGATGAATTAGATATTGATCTCAACTCCTCGAAGCCAACAAAATCTAGGAAATCTCTTACCCTCAGTGAAGAAAGTAGTAGCTTCATGGGTATCTCAGGCTTGGGTTCATTCACAAAAATGGGTACACGGGGTTCAGGAAAAGTTGCCGATGCTAGCGACGACTCTGTCGATAAGCCTATTGATTAG
- the LOC113309634 gene encoding uncharacterized protein At3g17950-like: protein MAHAHHQEDGWPLGLQPLNAIVGLVRNHHDAALSARSMSFNTLLTFSPSTSTVFSSDVDTESTGSFFPDKSMTLGSLMCVSSITDLSGRSLTGRRSLMESFRSVKDNNKMKSHNKKYWLFSLLCAKPIAADIDHNNKTVQTNTQSLAHFLEVERKLANSSLYIDGHIAAHPPPSQSQSSHCLGSSNVNGFPLSSCICGVPTN, encoded by the exons ATGGCTCATGCTCATCACCAG GAAGATGGTTGGCCATTAGGTTTGCAACCATTGAATGCAATAGTAGGTTTGGTACGAAACCATCATGATGCTGCTCTTTCAGCTAGGTCTATGTCATTCAATACATTACTCACTTTTTCACCAAGTACTTCTACTGTCTTCTCATCAGACGTTGATACTGAG TCCACAGGGTCATTCTTCCCTGACAAGAGCATGACACTTGGGAGTTTAATGTGTGTGTCAAGTATTACAGATCTCTCCGGAAGGTCACTTACTGGAAGAAGATCACTAATGGAATCATTTAGATCAGTGAAAGACAACAACAAGATGAAGTCACATAATAAGAAATATTGGTTGTTTTCTTTATTATGTGCAAAACCCATTGCTGCTGATATTGATCATAATAATAAGACTGTACAAACCAACACTCAATCTTTAGCACATTTCCTTGAAGTCGAAAGAAAATTAGCAAATTCTTCTCTATACATTGATGGTCATATTGCTGCACATCCTCCTCCTTCTCAATCACAATCTAGCCATTGTCTTGGTTCATCAAATGTTAATGGATTTCCATTGTCATCATGCATTTGTGGGGTGCCCACAAATTGA